From a single Aureimonas sp. AU20 genomic region:
- a CDS encoding winged helix-turn-helix domain-containing protein: protein MTIERISLPQARRIALAAQGFGAKRHAAPGPSHLARTVARLHLHQIDSVNVLSRAHYLPAFSRLGAYDRADLDRMSWGPKRQRRLFEYWAHEASLLPFELQPLLRWRMRQADRGEAGWDRMRRYAVERRPEAMALLDRIRAEGPLATADFEAHQGKSGWWEWSDTKSALEWLFWAGHITTATRRGGFERVYDLPERVLPADILARPTPSDEEAHRALIERAALAHGIATTGELRDYFRQKPEQAEPAIRALAEEGVIRPVEVPGWRHAWLHRDARLPRRIEGQALLAPFDPLIWERSRAERLFGFRYRIEIYVPAEKRQFGYYVLPFLLGDRLVARVDLKSDRQAGRLLVQAVHLEPDAPAETREALAAELEAMAAWLGLAEGVAHASKG, encoded by the coding sequence GCAGCGCCCGGGCCCTCGCATCTCGCGCGGACGGTCGCGCGACTGCATCTTCACCAGATCGACAGCGTCAACGTCCTGTCCCGGGCGCATTATCTTCCGGCCTTCTCCCGCCTCGGCGCCTATGACCGGGCCGATCTCGACCGGATGTCCTGGGGCCCGAAGCGACAAAGGCGCCTGTTCGAGTATTGGGCACACGAAGCCTCCCTCCTGCCTTTCGAGCTGCAGCCGCTCCTGCGCTGGCGCATGCGGCAGGCCGATCGCGGCGAGGCGGGGTGGGACCGGATGCGCCGCTACGCCGTGGAGCGCCGCCCCGAAGCCATGGCGCTTCTCGATCGCATCCGGGCGGAAGGACCGCTCGCCACCGCCGACTTCGAGGCCCATCAGGGCAAGTCCGGCTGGTGGGAATGGAGCGACACCAAGAGCGCACTGGAATGGCTATTCTGGGCCGGCCATATCACGACCGCGACGCGCCGGGGCGGGTTCGAGCGGGTCTACGATCTGCCCGAGCGGGTGCTGCCCGCCGACATCCTCGCCCGGCCGACGCCTTCCGACGAAGAGGCCCACCGCGCCCTGATCGAGCGGGCGGCTCTCGCGCACGGAATCGCCACCACCGGCGAGCTGCGCGACTATTTCCGCCAGAAGCCCGAACAGGCCGAGCCCGCCATCCGCGCGCTGGCCGAGGAGGGCGTGATCCGGCCGGTCGAGGTGCCGGGCTGGCGCCATGCCTGGCTGCACCGAGACGCCCGCCTGCCCCGCCGCATCGAGGGCCAGGCGCTGCTCGCGCCCTTCGATCCGCTGATCTGGGAGCGGTCGCGGGCCGAGCGCCTGTTCGGCTTCCGCTATCGCATCGAGATCTACGTGCCGGCCGAGAAGCGCCAGTTCGGCTATTATGTCCTGCCCTTTCTCCTGGGAGACCGGCTGGTGGCGCGGGTCGATCTAAAATCCGACCGCCAGGCCGGCCGGCTTCTCGTGCAGGCCGTCCATCTGGAGCCCGACGCGCCCGCGGAAACGCGCGAGGCGTTGGCGGCCGAGCTGGAAGCCATGGCCGCCTGGCTCGGCCTTGCGGAAGGCGTGGCTCACGCTTCCAAGGGTTAG